One Acetobacter oryzoeni genomic window, GCGCTATCTGAAGCCAACCCAATGCTGGGCCACCGTGGCTGCCGTCTGGGTATTACATACCCCGAAATCTACGCCATGCAGGTGCGTGCCATTGCAGAAGCGGCTCTTGATATCGCCAAGGAAACAGGCAAGCCTGTTGCCCCGGAAATCATGATCCCGCTGATTGGCACAAAAGCAGAGCTGGATCTGGTGCGTAAAACCTGTGAAACCGCCATTGCTGACGTTCTTGCTGAACGCAAAGCAGAGCTGTCTTACAAGATCGGCACCATGATTGAGCTGCCACGCGCAGCCATTACGGCAGACCAGATTGCACAGAGTGCAGACTTCTTCTCCTTCGGCACAAACGATCTGACACAGACCACCCTTGGCCTCTCCCGCGATGATGCTGGCTCCTTCCTGCCAGAATACGTGGAAAAAGGGTTGCTGCCGCAGGATCCGTTTGTTTCGATCGACCGCGAAGGCGTTGGCGCACTGGTGCGTATGGGTGTTGAAAAAGGCCGCGCCACCAAGCCTGACATCAAACTGGGCATCTGTGGTGAACATGGGGGCGATCCGCTTTCCATCTCCTTCTTTGAGGAAGTTGGACTGGATTACGTTTCCTGCTCCCCCTTCCGGGTGCCCGTTGCCAGATTGGCCGCAGCACAGGCCGCACTGGCTGCCAAAAATAACAAGGCCGTAAAAGCCTGAACGAAAAGGTGGCCGCCTCTCACCGAGGCGGCCATTTTCAAATCCAGATCATGCAAAAAAAAATCACGCTCCACCTTGTCTCCGAAGCAACGGGCCAGACGCTGGATTCTGTTGCCCGCGCCTGTATTGCGCAGTTTCCCAATACAGAGGTGCATCTGCGCCACTGGAACCTTATTCGCACGCAGCTTCAGCTCCGCCGGGTTTTGCGGCATATCGCGCTAGACCGTGGGCCTGTGATGTCTTCATTAACAGACCCGACCTTGCAGGCTGATATGGAAGCTGGCTGCGCAAGCCTACAGGTAAGACTGTTGGACGTGCTGGATAATGCCCTCCACTTTCTGACGGAAGAAACGGGCGAAGAAGCGACACGTCATCCGGGTGGCCAGTACATCATGGATGAAAACTACTACCAGCGTATTGAAGCCATGCATTATGTGCTGGCGCATGATGATGGGCAGGAAACCAAGGGCCTGAACGAAGCAGATGTTATTCTGGTTGGTGTTTCGCGCGTTTCCAAAACACCTACATGCTTCTATCTGGCAAACCGGGGCCTAAAAGCCGCCAATGTGCCCTTGGTTATGGGCATTGAGCCACCGCAGGATCTGTTCACAACAGATAAACCCGTTATTGGCCTTACAATAGACCCGGAACGTCTGATTGAAATTCGCCGTAATCGGCTGTCTCAGATGGTGCCATCCAAGGCCAAGATCGATCCGGTAGCAGATTACGCCTATATTGATCTGG contains:
- a CDS encoding pyruvate, water dikinase regulatory protein, whose product is MQKKITLHLVSEATGQTLDSVARACIAQFPNTEVHLRHWNLIRTQLQLRRVLRHIALDRGPVMSSLTDPTLQADMEAGCASLQVRLLDVLDNALHFLTEETGEEATRHPGGQYIMDENYYQRIEAMHYVLAHDDGQETKGLNEADVILVGVSRVSKTPTCFYLANRGLKAANVPLVMGIEPPQDLFTTDKPVIGLTIDPERLIEIRRNRLSQMVPSKAKIDPVADYAYIDLEKVQEELHWARRLCRRHNWPVIDVTRRSIEETSAAILDLISAG